A portion of the Deinococcus peraridilitoris DSM 19664 genome contains these proteins:
- a CDS encoding DNA-methyltransferase, whose translation MTQLQEASPTTAPDVILPNTRANRALRPEITSQELFTNTNLIARAYYADESTLIFNADARTALGWLAEAGLQVDCIVTSPPFYGQRDYGAEGQIGLEEHPKTFVQNLVDTFEAARPVLRDTGNLWVNLGDTYWSGKGQHRSDEKKQSARRFGLRPQDRTGDGKWCRPKQLLLIPHRFAIAMQDADWLVRNDNVWVKPNPIPDQVRDRCSISHEYVFHFAKERWYYFDRKAVGRKSEKGKILPPLDTWVVPPSRQNNGHKATFSEDLISIPIRATTPKNGIVLDPFAGSGTSLRLARKLGFRAIGIDISAAFCEMMTTEARQIAGQLLEAPPEAATETPDLEEMTQAVDQATHTTDVLENA comes from the coding sequence ATGACCCAACTCCAAGAAGCTTCCCCAACGACCGCACCGGACGTAATCCTGCCGAACACCAGGGCTAACCGTGCCTTACGGCCTGAAATCACTTCGCAAGAGCTGTTCACCAATACTAACCTGATCGCACGTGCGTATTACGCCGATGAGTCCACATTGATTTTCAACGCCGATGCCCGTACGGCCCTGGGCTGGCTAGCCGAGGCTGGTCTTCAGGTGGATTGCATCGTTACCTCGCCGCCGTTTTATGGCCAGCGAGACTATGGAGCAGAAGGGCAGATTGGTCTGGAAGAGCATCCCAAGACCTTCGTTCAGAACCTCGTGGACACCTTCGAGGCAGCCCGACCCGTCTTGCGGGATACGGGAAACCTCTGGGTCAACCTGGGCGACACCTACTGGAGTGGAAAGGGGCAGCACCGCAGCGACGAGAAGAAGCAGAGCGCTCGCCGCTTCGGGCTAAGGCCCCAGGACCGGACCGGCGACGGCAAGTGGTGTCGGCCCAAGCAGCTGCTGCTAATCCCCCACCGTTTTGCCATCGCCATGCAGGACGCGGACTGGCTCGTCCGCAACGACAATGTGTGGGTCAAACCCAACCCGATCCCCGATCAGGTGCGCGACCGCTGCTCCATATCCCATGAGTACGTGTTCCACTTCGCCAAGGAGCGTTGGTACTACTTCGACCGTAAGGCGGTGGGCCGCAAGAGTGAGAAGGGCAAGATATTACCCCCACTAGACACCTGGGTGGTGCCCCCCTCACGGCAGAACAACGGCCACAAGGCGACCTTCTCCGAGGACCTTATAAGCATTCCGATTCGGGCCACCACTCCTAAGAATGGTATTGTCCTTGATCCCTTCGCCGGAAGTGGTACAAGCCTCCGGTTGGCCCGCAAGCTCGGCTTTCGCGCTATTGGCATTGACATCAGCGCGGCGTTCTGCGAGATGATGACGACTGAGGCCCGTCAGATAGCTGGGCAGCTGTTGGAGGCACCCCCCGAGGCAGCCACTGAGACCCCTGATCTTGAAGAGATGACGCAGGCCGTGGATCAGGCCACCCACACAACGGATGTTCTAGAAAATGCCTAG
- a CDS encoding helix-turn-helix domain-containing protein: MFRWTLRQTMDRYGVTRYALQKEADIAMNTVRAMYDGKPTRIDFPVVERVIHALRRLTKQPLTAADVFTWEEGEK; the protein is encoded by the coding sequence ATGTTCCGGTGGACCCTCAGGCAAACGATGGACCGCTATGGTGTGACGCGGTACGCCCTTCAGAAGGAAGCAGACATTGCCATGAACACGGTCCGTGCCATGTACGACGGCAAGCCGACACGGATTGACTTCCCCGTGGTAGAGAGAGTCATTCACGCCCTGCGCCGCCTCACCAAGCAGCCCCTCACCGCTGCCGACGTATTCACCTGGGAAGAAGGCGAGAAGTAA
- a CDS encoding tyrosine-type recombinase/integrase: protein MARAQTVPKERKTKQRGNGQGTVRQVGKKWRWEITLGFRADGTRISRSGYASTKKEAEDARNAMLTDYKRGLIGASDDVTVAEYAARWLKRQHDVKPKTQKRAGELLAYALEHIGKKRLRDVRPQHLKDLMATLAAREMKRGGTMAPRTLLHIRAKLRSMFREAVSDQIIYVNPMDSVKRSKLTAPISAGEVFDEEQMQRFAAIGWALEEVGICRLFPALFMAVSLGLRREEVAGLLWKHVDLERGILSVREVRTGGVKGTVTGEPKTLASRRDIPMPQSLVRVLKELQSKQERERKAAGAAWENSGYVIAGELGGPVAPDNLNRTMKRVIEWSDPDRFEEKARHLAISTSPEALARLRAEVLAGGKGQKLPSRSPHDLRHTYATLALKRGVPVEVVSKILGHASVSITLDTYRHVFENEKRAHVVDLFETMPPRREPEAVAALN from the coding sequence ATGGCGCGTGCACAAACAGTGCCCAAGGAGCGCAAGACCAAGCAACGCGGCAATGGGCAAGGGACCGTGCGCCAGGTAGGGAAAAAGTGGCGCTGGGAAATTACGCTCGGTTTCCGTGCGGACGGCACGCGCATTTCACGCTCTGGCTACGCCTCCACTAAGAAGGAAGCCGAGGACGCCAGGAATGCGATGCTGACGGACTACAAGCGCGGTTTGATCGGCGCGAGCGATGATGTGACGGTGGCCGAATACGCGGCCCGCTGGCTGAAACGCCAGCACGACGTAAAGCCCAAGACGCAAAAGCGAGCGGGTGAGCTGCTGGCCTACGCGCTCGAACACATCGGCAAGAAGCGTTTGCGCGATGTGCGACCCCAGCACCTGAAAGACCTGATGGCGACTCTCGCGGCCCGTGAGATGAAGCGAGGCGGCACGATGGCGCCCCGCACCCTCCTGCACATCCGCGCCAAGCTGCGCTCGATGTTCCGCGAAGCTGTAAGCGATCAGATCATTTACGTGAACCCAATGGACAGCGTGAAGCGGAGCAAGCTCACGGCCCCAATCTCAGCCGGTGAAGTCTTCGACGAAGAGCAGATGCAGCGCTTCGCGGCAATCGGTTGGGCGCTTGAAGAAGTCGGAATATGCCGCCTGTTTCCGGCCCTGTTTATGGCCGTTTCCCTGGGCTTGCGGCGCGAAGAAGTGGCGGGCTTGCTGTGGAAGCATGTGGACTTGGAGCGTGGCATTCTCAGCGTGCGCGAGGTTCGCACGGGTGGCGTGAAGGGCACCGTGACAGGCGAGCCTAAAACCCTGGCTTCGCGGCGTGACATTCCAATGCCTCAAAGCCTTGTGCGGGTTTTGAAGGAGCTGCAATCCAAGCAGGAGCGCGAGCGTAAGGCGGCGGGAGCTGCCTGGGAAAATTCGGGCTACGTGATTGCAGGCGAGTTAGGTGGCCCGGTAGCGCCAGACAACCTGAACCGCACCATGAAGCGCGTGATTGAGTGGAGCGACCCAGACAGGTTCGAAGAGAAGGCCCGGCACCTTGCAATCAGCACGTCCCCAGAAGCCCTTGCCAGGTTACGCGCAGAGGTTCTGGCAGGTGGAAAGGGACAGAAGCTTCCCAGCCGCTCTCCTCACGACTTGCGGCATACATACGCAACGCTGGCCCTTAAGCGAGGAGTGCCGGTGGAAGTCGTCAGCAAAATCCTGGGGCACGCGAGCGTGAGTATTACCCTCGACACTTACCGCCACGTCTTCGAGAACGAGAAGCGGGCGCATGTGGTGGACCTCTTTGAAACGATGCCACCAAGGCGAGAGCCTGAAGCGGTTGCGGCCCTCAACTGA
- a CDS encoding DUF4238 domain-containing protein has protein sequence MTRTIRQHFVPRAYLRNFASTSPNSGVERAWTLITRNARIVEVPLHSVASRALFYDLGPDDHEQVLEKYFSQEVEGDLAALLREVVAHFRLGNELDPKHKRRLAEHMAMQYLRTSTFREALRGNLERLGEVLGRLAHHVVEGAPPDLQLVPNVEARTHLLLGLTDDLIATIAEILYRHAWRISQAPEGRSFMTNDAPVMLLGQPLAPWMGVGFTTYDAQVLFPISPEFLLHTTDFISFHEKGHEGENAVLAVPPELVDHYNFIIAGMASEQAIGRTRAEVESALERLRAEAAKLHVQFPKEG, from the coding sequence ATGACCAGAACGATTCGGCAGCACTTCGTTCCACGAGCCTACTTGAGAAACTTTGCCTCGACTTCTCCCAATTCAGGCGTGGAGCGGGCATGGACCCTCATCACACGTAATGCTCGAATTGTCGAGGTTCCCCTTCATAGTGTCGCTAGTCGAGCCCTGTTCTATGACCTAGGGCCAGACGATCATGAGCAAGTTCTCGAAAAGTATTTTTCTCAGGAAGTCGAAGGGGACTTAGCCGCACTTCTGAGAGAAGTTGTAGCCCATTTCAGATTAGGCAATGAGCTCGACCCTAAGCATAAAAGACGGTTGGCCGAGCATATGGCTATGCAGTACCTTCGCACTTCTACGTTCCGTGAAGCGTTGAGGGGCAACCTCGAACGCTTGGGCGAAGTACTTGGCCGCTTGGCTCATCACGTTGTAGAGGGCGCACCGCCCGACCTTCAGCTCGTCCCAAATGTAGAAGCGCGAACCCACCTCCTGCTCGGCTTGACAGATGACCTAATAGCTACTATTGCAGAAATTCTGTATAGACATGCTTGGCGTATCAGCCAAGCGCCTGAAGGTAGATCGTTTATGACGAACGACGCACCGGTGATGTTGCTGGGTCAACCCCTCGCACCATGGATGGGTGTTGGTTTCACCACATATGACGCGCAGGTGCTGTTTCCGATCAGCCCAGAATTTCTCCTGCATACCACGGACTTCATAAGCTTCCACGAAAAGGGGCATGAGGGAGAAAATGCCGTGCTCGCCGTTCCCCCAGAGCTGGTGGATCACTATAACTTCATAATTGCAGGGATGGCATCTGAGCAAGCAATTGGGAGGACACGTGCTGAAGTCGAGAGTGCATTGGAACGGCTCAGAGCCGAAGCAGCGAAGCTCCATGTGCAGTTCCCCAAAGAGGGATAA
- the argB gene encoding acetylglutamate kinase gives MIVKYGGNAMKSLELRRVVAREIAALRAHLPVVVVHGGGPVIEAELSARGVPSEFRQGLRVTSPEAMHVVEMALAKLNKELSADIGQALGLMGRDAALLVGELLLDGAGLATFGRVGRVTEVNAALLRTLLGVGLTPVVGCVAVDVQGEPLNVNADWAAGAVAGALEEGIVFLTDVDGVYRAYPDPDSLVHMLGAQEVRLGIDEGWIAGGMIPKVQAALEALSRGAPFATIASGMAPGVLTRAATGEAGTRIVP, from the coding sequence ATGATCGTGAAATACGGCGGAAACGCCATGAAATCCCTTGAGCTGCGCCGCGTTGTCGCCCGGGAAATCGCTGCGCTGCGCGCCCACCTGCCGGTCGTGGTGGTGCACGGTGGCGGGCCCGTGATCGAAGCGGAATTGAGCGCACGCGGGGTGCCCAGTGAATTTCGCCAAGGTCTGCGCGTCACGTCCCCGGAAGCGATGCACGTCGTGGAGATGGCGCTCGCCAAACTCAACAAGGAACTCAGTGCCGACATCGGGCAGGCGCTCGGGCTGATGGGCCGCGACGCCGCCCTGCTCGTCGGGGAGTTGCTGCTCGACGGGGCAGGCCTGGCCACCTTCGGCCGGGTGGGACGCGTGACCGAAGTGAACGCTGCCCTCTTGCGTACCTTGCTGGGAGTCGGGCTCACTCCGGTGGTGGGGTGCGTGGCCGTCGACGTTCAGGGAGAACCACTCAACGTGAATGCCGACTGGGCGGCGGGCGCCGTAGCAGGCGCCCTGGAAGAAGGCATCGTCTTCCTGACCGATGTGGACGGAGTGTACCGGGCGTACCCGGATCCCGACAGCCTGGTCCACATGCTCGGGGCGCAGGAAGTACGCCTGGGCATCGACGAAGGCTGGATCGCAGGAGGCATGATTCCCAAGGTGCAAGCCGCCCTGGAGGCACTTTCGCGCGGAGCACCCTTCGCGACGATCGCGTCGGGCATGGCCCCCGGTGTGCTGACACGCGCCGCCACCGGAGAAGCCGGGACACGCATCGTGCCCTGA
- a CDS encoding GNAT family N-acetyltransferase yields the protein MLEERVLKVQETTLHDAPLMHQLYLDTPQYFEMLGTPIPTLLEVQREVEFALRDPRRRLELLFDGERAIGCLDYKLHYPARGDITINLLMIAGPAQNRRYGSLALGHLEERLPAGTRRLLASVLGNNARAARFWERHGFSFAIDARPVMEWYAKEIGGSTSPMSLRQTKLPA from the coding sequence GTGCTGGAGGAACGGGTACTCAAAGTTCAGGAAACAACCCTGCACGACGCGCCCTTGATGCACCAGCTGTACCTCGATACCCCACAGTATTTTGAGATGCTCGGAACCCCCATTCCCACCTTGCTCGAAGTGCAACGCGAAGTGGAGTTCGCGTTGCGTGATCCCAGGCGCCGATTGGAACTGCTCTTCGACGGTGAGCGTGCTATCGGCTGTCTCGATTACAAACTGCACTACCCGGCGCGCGGGGACATCACCATCAACCTGCTGATGATTGCCGGTCCGGCACAAAACCGCCGGTACGGTTCGCTGGCCCTGGGTCACCTGGAAGAGCGTCTGCCTGCCGGAACCCGGCGCCTGCTGGCCAGCGTACTGGGCAACAACGCCCGTGCGGCACGATTCTGGGAACGGCACGGCTTCAGTTTTGCCATCGATGCGCGCCCCGTGATGGAGTGGTACGCCAAGGAGATCGGCGGGTCGACCTCTCCCATGAGCCTCCGGCAGACCAAACTGCCAGCCTGA
- a CDS encoding tRNA dihydrouridine synthase, whose amino-acid sequence MQGFYARQLATGGLILAPMAGYSDAPFRAVARELGAAWTVSEMMSARGVVNGDATLDLGRPLPGERDRVIQLFGADSELLAEASARLYQLFCPEAIDLNLGCPVPKVRGRGGSCLLQTPERAYGLVSAMRAAVPCDISAKMRLGWDIDRSVEIAQGLAEAGADLIAVHGRTAAQRYEGQADWNAIAQVAASVPVPVVGSGDVTSVEQAQEKRRLGVAGVMVGRGATGNPWIFRQARGGTAPGEDERVEVALRHAALNIAFYGERTGLRQLRKVLPRYFPARPEWRDSLVRVDTLAGLRQVLGCVDVAA is encoded by the coding sequence ATGCAGGGGTTTTACGCGCGCCAATTGGCCACAGGGGGGCTGATCCTCGCGCCTATGGCCGGTTACAGCGATGCGCCCTTCCGCGCTGTGGCGCGCGAACTGGGGGCCGCCTGGACGGTCAGCGAGATGATGAGCGCCCGTGGTGTCGTGAACGGTGACGCGACCCTGGACCTCGGCCGACCCTTGCCCGGTGAGCGTGACCGCGTCATTCAGCTGTTCGGCGCGGACAGCGAACTGCTCGCCGAAGCGAGTGCACGCCTTTATCAGCTTTTTTGCCCCGAGGCCATCGATTTGAACCTGGGATGCCCGGTGCCCAAAGTCCGTGGAAGGGGCGGAAGTTGCCTGCTGCAGACTCCCGAGCGGGCGTATGGGCTGGTGTCGGCCATGCGCGCAGCGGTTCCGTGCGACATCAGTGCCAAGATGCGCCTGGGGTGGGACATTGACCGGTCGGTCGAGATCGCGCAGGGTCTGGCAGAGGCCGGGGCAGACCTGATCGCCGTGCATGGCCGCACGGCCGCGCAACGCTATGAGGGGCAGGCGGACTGGAACGCGATCGCGCAGGTGGCTGCCAGTGTGCCGGTGCCGGTGGTGGGGTCCGGGGATGTCACGAGCGTAGAGCAGGCACAGGAGAAACGCCGTCTTGGCGTGGCGGGCGTCATGGTGGGCCGCGGCGCCACCGGGAATCCGTGGATCTTTCGTCAGGCACGTGGCGGGACGGCTCCAGGCGAAGACGAGCGTGTCGAGGTGGCCTTGCGGCATGCGGCACTGAACATAGCCTTTTACGGGGAGCGGACAGGACTGCGACAGCTGCGCAAGGTGCTGCCCCGCTATTTTCCGGCGCGGCCTGAATGGCGTGATTCGTTGGTCCGCGTGGACACCCTGGCCGGGTTGCGTCAGGTGCTGGGGTGCGTGGACGTGGCTGCCTGA
- a CDS encoding DUF2339 domain-containing protein, with the protein MEVVTLLVVLWVVAPLWALISALNTQRRIGELEREVRQLRLRRVRPEAGASLPDPAEPAPTTKETLSGSAGELTQIPAEFAVGSHGPFEPAVTTETVKKADFGLGRWLTGFFSGPSAFARLGAVVLLVGVGLGLKYAADLGLLGLPLRLWGVVALGGALLVVGWRLRKVRAAYAAALMGTAFGVWYLTVFASLHFYGLLSTGRAFALLALLGGLLAALATVQRSQVLAVLGTLGGFLAPLLTSASSASGQANGVQLFAYYALLNVLALPLGVRFGWEGLPLLGFAATFGLATVWGVLAYRPDSFAVAEPFLLLFFLMYALLPLARARFGETGPRGTAVALLFATPVVFLSLQAALTGGAREVMALSCLGLSAFYTLLATRTASWRIAHAAIAVGALTLGLPFALGVNLTPAAWALEGAALAWYAARKRSRAWSIWSAVVQAGAGLAVLWKALGEGPPIALEGWGLAALLAMAALLSARFVQSVWPPLARAFAGAGMVWWLLGGAYGLFLEHAGRPALALLVVYVALSAVVLCVLGARWSLSALRAAAYLPLPVAIVAQLAWLGTSPLTDLGWLSVPVAVAAQLTVLEWRALAFPARFRVLFHALAFWFVLLILAWSAASAWGGVWALCAWGAVPALGVALIVTEGRRVPWIRRDFAAFVRLGVLPVLGSILVWFWLASGHSGRMGSWPVPLLNPLDLALAGSWYVAWRVLTRSGTRRTPGLSEALEPVWSAQRPHTFAWLLSVSALLGLSTAALRGVHFLGGVPWEAAALLGSGAVQTTLSLVWTGLGMGAMWWARRAGQSDERSARGVWLVGAVLLVAVTVKLFLVDLAGSSALARIVSFVSVGALLLLIGYLSPAPPRDRTSR; encoded by the coding sequence ATGGAAGTTGTCACGCTGCTGGTGGTGCTGTGGGTGGTGGCGCCCCTGTGGGCGCTGATCTCAGCCCTGAACACGCAACGCCGGATCGGTGAGCTCGAACGGGAAGTGCGCCAACTGCGGTTGCGGCGGGTGCGGCCCGAAGCCGGCGCCTCGTTGCCGGATCCCGCTGAGCCTGCTCCCACGACAAAAGAAACGCTGAGCGGCAGTGCGGGCGAGCTCACCCAGATTCCCGCAGAGTTCGCTGTAGGAAGTCACGGTCCGTTCGAACCCGCTGTCACCACCGAAACTGTCAAAAAGGCTGATTTCGGCCTCGGACGTTGGCTGACCGGTTTTTTCAGTGGCCCAAGCGCTTTTGCGCGACTCGGTGCCGTCGTCTTGCTGGTGGGCGTAGGTCTTGGCCTCAAGTACGCCGCAGACCTCGGGCTGCTGGGTTTGCCGTTGCGCTTGTGGGGTGTGGTGGCCCTGGGAGGAGCGCTGTTGGTAGTGGGCTGGCGCCTCAGGAAAGTGCGCGCAGCGTACGCCGCCGCGCTGATGGGCACCGCGTTTGGCGTGTGGTACCTCACGGTGTTCGCGTCACTGCATTTTTACGGGTTGCTTTCAACGGGTCGGGCGTTTGCATTGCTGGCGTTGCTGGGTGGGCTGCTGGCCGCCCTGGCCACCGTGCAGCGCTCGCAGGTGCTGGCCGTGCTGGGCACGCTGGGCGGTTTTCTGGCGCCGCTGCTTACCTCTGCCTCCAGCGCGTCCGGTCAGGCCAACGGTGTACAGCTCTTTGCCTATTACGCCCTGCTCAACGTGCTGGCCCTGCCACTGGGCGTGCGTTTCGGCTGGGAAGGACTGCCGCTGCTGGGCTTTGCTGCGACCTTTGGCCTAGCTACCGTGTGGGGTGTCCTGGCATACCGCCCGGACAGCTTCGCGGTCGCTGAGCCATTTTTGTTGCTGTTCTTTTTGATGTACGCCCTGTTGCCGCTCGCGCGGGCGCGCTTCGGCGAGACCGGCCCCAGGGGCACGGCGGTGGCGCTTCTCTTTGCGACCCCGGTGGTCTTCCTGAGCTTGCAGGCGGCGCTGACGGGAGGAGCACGCGAAGTCATGGCGCTCTCCTGCCTGGGCCTCAGCGCGTTCTACACCTTGCTGGCGACGCGCACCGCAAGCTGGCGCATTGCCCACGCGGCCATTGCGGTCGGTGCCCTGACGCTGGGGTTACCGTTTGCGCTGGGCGTCAACCTTACCCCGGCTGCCTGGGCGCTGGAGGGCGCGGCCCTGGCGTGGTACGCCGCGCGCAAGCGGTCCCGTGCCTGGTCGATCTGGAGTGCTGTGGTGCAAGCGGGCGCGGGCCTGGCAGTGCTGTGGAAGGCCCTCGGTGAGGGTCCGCCGATTGCGCTGGAAGGTTGGGGCCTGGCCGCATTGCTGGCGATGGCCGCGCTGCTCAGCGCCCGCTTTGTGCAATCCGTATGGCCACCTCTCGCGCGGGCATTCGCGGGCGCAGGCATGGTGTGGTGGCTTCTGGGCGGTGCCTACGGTCTGTTTCTTGAACACGCCGGGCGTCCGGCCCTGGCGCTGCTGGTGGTGTATGTGGCGCTCAGCGCCGTCGTCCTCTGCGTCCTGGGGGCCCGGTGGAGCCTTTCGGCGCTGCGTGCAGCCGCGTACCTGCCTTTACCGGTGGCGATCGTCGCCCAGCTGGCCTGGCTGGGTACGTCACCCCTGACGGATTTGGGGTGGCTGTCTGTGCCGGTTGCAGTGGCTGCGCAGCTGACCGTGCTGGAATGGCGTGCGCTGGCCTTTCCGGCGCGTTTTCGCGTGCTCTTTCACGCATTAGCCTTCTGGTTTGTCCTGCTGATCCTGGCGTGGAGTGCGGCGTCCGCCTGGGGCGGCGTGTGGGCCCTGTGTGCCTGGGGGGCAGTACCGGCTCTGGGCGTCGCGTTGATCGTGACGGAGGGGCGGCGGGTGCCCTGGATTCGGCGGGACTTCGCAGCCTTCGTGCGTCTGGGAGTGTTGCCCGTGCTGGGATCGATTCTGGTGTGGTTCTGGCTGGCCAGTGGGCACAGTGGACGCATGGGGTCCTGGCCTGTGCCGCTGCTGAACCCGCTCGACCTGGCCCTGGCCGGCAGCTGGTACGTGGCCTGGCGTGTCCTGACACGCAGCGGCACGCGACGTACACCAGGACTGTCAGAAGCGCTGGAACCCGTTTGGTCGGCGCAGCGGCCGCACACTTTCGCGTGGCTGCTCAGCGTGAGCGCCCTGCTCGGCCTGAGCACCGCCGCCTTGCGGGGCGTCCATTTTCTGGGCGGGGTGCCGTGGGAAGCGGCGGCGCTGCTTGGCTCGGGTGCGGTACAGACCACCCTGAGTCTCGTCTGGACCGGGCTGGGCATGGGCGCCATGTGGTGGGCACGGCGGGCTGGCCAGTCCGACGAGCGAAGCGCACGTGGCGTTTGGCTGGTCGGGGCCGTTCTGCTGGTGGCCGTGACCGTCAAGCTGTTCCTGGTCGATCTTGCCGGGTCATCCGCGCTCGCGCGCATCGTCAGTTTCGTTTCGGTGGGGGCACTGCTGTTGCTGATCGGCTACCTCTCACCCGCGCCTCCTCGGGACCGCACGTCCCGCTGA
- a CDS encoding Na/Pi cotransporter family protein: MLLLLGGLALFLFGVRLAGENLQALLGTGMRRLLASATRSNVGAALVGTLVTALAQSATLITVLTVNFVDAGVLSLTRALAVALGAGVGGTFTVQLLSLHVGRLTMPLLALGLLLSWPRLLGGRLGRVSLGLGLLFLGLETLLASLEPLAQNALFGQVLSALAASSLVGGLLGFALAVLVQSSNAAATLALAFVVGDLLTPAQGVAIVVGANVGTTLTAALVSRSGSVEGRRVAYGHLGLKVLGALVVIAVIDPFTRLLASLESEPSRLIANAHTLFNVMVLLVALPFGSLLSRLLRRVLPTPPSEEGPRYLTPDALNDPTLAYGLAFRETVRVAEAVQRMYLLAAGTVTLRNDQANGVQRAEIIRQENRVDELVHAVVLYLGQLSGRVDSGQLSALLGIASELEALADLSKRLARQPLKLERHGGRFSDAGGQALALVAGELAERMHRTFTALALRQSDAHEDAAFSVHLGQQRLRHLERLAQNPDSQRSSSVHLDVLTILEQMSAGLNRISRLAAQL; encoded by the coding sequence ATGCTGCTGCTGCTCGGCGGACTGGCGCTCTTTTTGTTCGGGGTGCGCCTGGCCGGAGAGAACTTACAGGCGCTGCTGGGCACCGGCATGCGGCGCCTGCTCGCCAGCGCTACACGGTCAAACGTGGGCGCGGCTCTGGTCGGCACCCTGGTCACCGCGCTCGCACAGTCGGCGACCCTCATCACCGTGCTGACCGTGAACTTCGTAGACGCCGGCGTGTTGAGCCTGACCCGCGCGCTCGCGGTGGCGCTGGGAGCCGGGGTGGGCGGAACCTTCACGGTGCAGCTGCTGTCGCTCCACGTCGGGCGGCTCACCATGCCGCTGCTGGCCTTGGGCTTGCTGCTCAGCTGGCCGCGCCTGCTGGGTGGTCGTCTGGGCCGGGTATCGCTGGGGTTGGGATTGTTGTTTCTGGGGTTGGAAACCCTGCTCGCTTCGCTCGAGCCGCTGGCACAAAACGCACTGTTCGGCCAGGTGCTCTCGGCACTGGCAGCAAGTTCGCTGGTGGGAGGGCTGCTGGGTTTCGCGCTGGCCGTGCTGGTGCAGAGCAGCAACGCCGCCGCGACCCTGGCCCTGGCTTTTGTCGTGGGTGATCTGCTGACACCCGCCCAGGGTGTGGCGATCGTGGTGGGCGCCAACGTCGGCACCACCCTCACGGCGGCGCTGGTCAGCCGGTCAGGCAGCGTCGAGGGGCGGCGGGTGGCGTACGGGCACTTGGGGCTCAAGGTCCTCGGCGCGTTGGTGGTGATCGCCGTGATCGATCCGTTCACGAGGCTGCTCGCCAGTCTGGAGAGCGAACCCAGCCGGTTGATCGCCAATGCGCACACCCTGTTCAACGTGATGGTGCTGCTCGTCGCGCTGCCCTTCGGTTCGCTGCTGTCCCGTCTGTTGCGGCGCGTGCTGCCCACGCCGCCCAGCGAGGAAGGTCCGCGCTACCTGACGCCGGACGCCCTGAACGATCCCACGCTGGCCTACGGCCTGGCCTTCCGCGAGACGGTGCGCGTCGCCGAGGCCGTGCAGCGCATGTACCTGCTCGCAGCAGGCACCGTCACCCTGCGCAACGATCAGGCGAACGGGGTACAGCGCGCGGAAATCATTCGCCAGGAAAACAGGGTCGACGAGCTTGTACACGCGGTGGTACTGTATCTGGGGCAACTCAGCGGCAGGGTGGACTCAGGCCAGTTGTCCGCCCTGCTGGGCATTGCGAGTGAGCTCGAAGCCCTGGCTGACCTCAGCAAGCGCCTCGCGCGGCAACCCCTGAAGCTCGAACGGCACGGTGGACGCTTCTCGGATGCCGGTGGCCAGGCCCTCGCGCTGGTGGCCGGTGAACTCGCCGAGCGCATGCACCGGACGTTCACCGCGCTGGCCCTGCGACAATCGGACGCACACGAGGACGCGGCCTTTTCGGTCCACCTGGGTCAGCAGCGCCTGAGGCACCTTGAACGGCTGGCGCAGAATCCGGATTCGCAACGGTCGAGCAGCGTGCATCTCGACGTCCTGACGATTCTGGAGCAGATGAGCGCCGGGCTCAACCGGATTTCACGTCTGGCAGCTCAGCTCTAA